The sequence TCCGCGACGGTCTCGCGCGTCTCGTCGAACACGTCGAACGCGCAGGGGTACATGCCCTCCTCGCCCGGCGCGTCGTACTCGTGGCGCTCGACGCAGGACTCGACGGCCTCCACGACGTTCGTCGGACTCGGCCCCGCCGCGCCGGTGTTCATGTACGTCGTCCCGTCCAACGCTGGCATCGCAGCCCTGAGTTCGGTGGGAGTCACGGCTTCCCTCACGGCCGACAGCCGCATAAATGCTATCAGAAGACAGCCGTATACTCGTGAAAGAAACCTATATGTGGTTTTAGGGTTTGTAAATGTGGCTCAAGACTGCCGATAGACGAGATTCCGCTGAATCTCGTTCGCGCCCTCGTAGACCACCGGGATGCGAACGTCGCGGTAGACCCGCGCGATGCGCCGGTCGGTCAGGATGGAGCGCCCGCCGTGGAACTGCATCCCCTGCTCGGCGCAGTCGGTTGCGGTCTCGGTCGCCTTCGTCTTGGCCATCGCGGCCCACAGACCCTCGTTCTCGCCGTCCCGGACCTTCTCGGCCGCGCGGTAGGTCAGCGCGCGCGCCGACTCGAACTCGGTGCGCATGTCCGCGAGGCCGTGCTGGACCGCCTGAAAGTCCGCGATTGTGCGCCCGAACTCCTCGCGGCCGTGGACGAACTCCCACGCCTCCTCGAAGGCGGCGGCCGCGAGACCGAGACCGTGACCCGCGACGACGACCCGGCCGAAGTTGAAGAACTCGGCGAGGAGCATGAATCCCGCGCCCTCGTAGCCCACGATGTTCTCCTCGGGAATCCGGCAGTCGTCGAAGACGATGTGAGCCTGCTTGCTCGCGCGCATCCCCATCTTCTCGGGGATGTGTTCGGCGTCGTACCCCTCGGCGTCGGTCGGCACGATGAACAGCGAGTGGTTGCCGTAGCGGTTGTCCTCGTCGTCGCCGGTCCGGGCGTACACCGTGAGCCAGTCGCCCTCGACGCCGTTTCCGATCCAGTACTTCTCGCCGTTCAGCACCCACTCGCCGGTCTCGTCGTCCTTCTCGGCGGTGGTCTGCATCCCCGAGAGGTCGCTCCCCGTGTCGGGTTCCGACACCGCGAGGCCGGTTATCTGGTCGCCCTCGGCGACGGGCCGCAGGTACTCCTCTTTCTGCTCGTCGGTGCCGTGTTTCTCCACAATTTCCGCGCCGAAGCTGGCGAGTTGGAGCGAGAGCGCGATTCCGGCGTCCGCCCGGAACCACTCCTCGGCGACGGCGAGCATCTGCACCACGTCGAGGCCGCGGCCGCCCAACTCCTCGCCGAGGTCTTGGGCGACGAGTCCGGCGTCTTGGCCTGCTTCGAGGATGTCCTCGGGATACTTCGCTTCGCGGAAGTACTCCTCGGCGTTGGGCGCGATGTACTCCTCGGCGAACTCGCGGGCCTCGTGCTTGACTTCGCGGGCGTACTCCGGAACGATGTCGTCTGCCAGCAGTTCCATGAGAGGAGGTAGGGCTGTACTGGGTTATATTTCGGGGCTGTCGAGGAGATTCGGTTTCGGCTTCGAGTTCGGGAGCCACCGGGGACCGGGAACCACACTCCGACCGCCGATCACGATAACTCACGCCGCGAACCACACTGTGGCCGCCGACAGCACCTTGAACCGCGCTATCGCCGACAAAACGGAGTCTCCCGCACAGCACCGCGACCGCGCCCACCGCGCCTCGTCCTCCCCAACCGCCTGCGGTCCTCGGCCACGGGCCTGTGGTCCTCGGCCCTCGCGCGTGTCGGCGCGGCGCGCTCGTTAGCGCGCCGCGCCAGCACGCACCGGGTGGTCGGTGGGGTCCCGAAACGGAACGCGTAGAAATTCGCCTGCGTCGTTCTGTTCACTCCTCGTCCGGCGCGGCCTCCTCGGGCACCCGGCCCTCGACCAGCGACTCGTCGCTGTACTCCTCGCGCAGGACCTTCTTGTCGAACTTCCCGGTCGCGGTCTTGGGCACCTCGTCGATGAAGACGAGTTCGTCGGGTGCCCACCAGCGCGGGTACTCCGCTCGGATGTCGGCCATGATTTGCTCGCGCATGGCCTCCTCGTCGGCCCCCTCGACCGGGACCACGAAGGCCACGGGGCGCTCCTGCCAGCGTTCGTGGGGGACGCCGATGACCGTCGCCTCGGCCACGTCGTCGTGGGCCATCAGCGCGTTTTCGAGTTCGAGCGACGAAATCCACTCACCGCCGCTCTTGATAACGTCCTTCGCGCGGTCCACGATTTTGACGTAGCCCTCGGTATCGACCGTCACCACGTCGCCGGTCTTGAGCCACCCGTCCTCGAACTCCTCTTCGTTCGCTTCGGGGCGCTCGAAGTACTCCTGTGTCACCCACGGCCCGCGGATGTAGAGTTCGCCGAAATCCTCGCCGTTCCACGGTACCTGCTCGCCGTCGTCGTCCACGACCTTGAACTCCAGTCCGGGGACGATGAGACCCTGCTTGCCGCGCTTCTCGTAGCGTTCGTCGGCGTCCCAGTCGTCCATCCCGTCCTTGAGGTGCGAAACGGTCCCGATGGGCGAAGTCTCGGTCATGCCCCACGCGTGGAGCACGTCCACGTTGTACTCCTCGTCGAAGCGCCGGATGATGGCCTCGGGCGCGGCGCTCCCGCCGATGACGATAGTTTCGAGCGACGAGAGGTCCGCGTCGTTCTCCTCTAAGTATTCGAGGAGGCCGAGCCAGACAGTCGGGACGCCCGCGGTGAACGTGACCCCTTCCTTCTCGATGAGTTTCGCCAAGTCGGCAGGCTCCGGTGCCGGGCCGGGGTAGACGTGCTTGGCTCCCGCCGCGGTCGCGGAGTAGGGCATCCCCCACGCGTTGACGTGGAACATCGGCACGACCGGCATGATAACGTCGGACTCGTCGAAGTCGAGTCCTTGGGGCGTCAGCGACGCCATCGTGTGCGACCAGAGCATCTGCTGGGTGTACTCGACGCCCTTCGGCTTGCCCGTCGTGCCGGAGGTGTAGCACATCCCAGCCTTCGTGTCGCCCGAGAGGTCCGGCCAGTCGTACTCTGCGGACTCGTCGCCGACGAACGACTCGTAGTCCGTGACCGGTTCGAGCGACGTGTCGGGCACCTCCTCGCCCATCACGACGAACTGCTCGACGCTCTCGAACGCGTCAGACTCGGCGGGTCCCTCCAACTTCTCCACCAAGGAGGGGTCCACGAACAGCAGTCGGTCGTCCGCGTTCTCCACGATGTACTCGATGTGGTGGTCCGGGAGCAGGGGATTGATGGTGTGCAACTGCGCGCCCGAGTTGGGCACGCCGAAGTACGTCTCGAAGTGGCGGTGGTGGTTCCAGCAGAACGTCGCCACCCGGTCGCCCGACGTGACGCCCGCCGAATCGAGCGCGTTCGCCAACCGGCCGGTCCGCTCTTCGAACTCGGCGTAGTCGTACCGCTCGATGCCCTGCCCCGTCCGCGAGACGATTTCGGTGTCCGGGTACAGGTTGGCCGCGCGCCAGAGAAACGGTCGAAGCGTGGGGTCAGTTCCACCCATACACGTCGTCCGTACCTCGACGCCTTAGGGTTTGTTACATTTTCCCAACCAAAGTACTAGAAATCAGAATCGTTAACCGGTGGGTGTAGCTACCAACAGTTAGTCGTGACAGCAGGCGAGTCGTTCCGCGTCGATATGCACGTCAAGGTGCTGGACCGGCAAGTAGTCGAGCGAGCGAAGGCTCGCGGACTGGACGCGCTGGTCTACGCGCCCCACTTCGAGCGCCTGCCGACCGTCCGCGAGGAGGCCGCCGAATTCTCCGACGACGAGTTGCTGGTGGTCCCCGGCCGCGAGGTGTTCACCGGGACGTGGCAGAACCGCACGCACCTGTTGGCGCTCGGGTTGGACGACCCGGTGCCGGACTTCATCCCGCTCGACGAGGCGGTCGCGGAGTTCGCCCGGCAGGACGCCGCCCTCCTCGCTCCGCACCCGACCTTCCTCAACGTCAGCGTCTCGCGCGACGATTTGGCGACCTACGCCGACCGCATCGACGCCGTCGAGACGTACAACCCGAAACACTGGCCCCACCACAACCAGCGCGCCCGGAAACTCGCCGCGGAGTTGGACCTCCCGTCGTTCACCTCGTCGTACGCCCACCTCCGGAGTTCCGTCGGCGAGGCGTGGACCGAGTTCGACCGCGCGCTCGACTCGGCGGCCGAACTGGTCGCCGCGCTCAAAGACGAGACCCCCCGCAGAATCGTCCGCCGGTCGGGGTGGCGTCACGAACTCCGGTGCGCCGCGGAGTTCGCCCACCTCGGCTGGGAGAACTCCTACGAGAAGATAGACCGCCTCTTTCTCTCGGGGACCGAACCGACCCACCCCGACCACATCGCCTACGACGACCGCTTCGAGGGCGTCTACTAAATCAACCCGGACACGCTCGTCGTGAGGTCCTGAATCGGCAGTTGCAGGTGGACGACCGCCGCGACGAGCGCGACCTCCAGAATCGAGATGGCGACCGTGACGGTGCCAGCGCGCTCGCTGGCGACCGCGACGCCGACCGGGAGGTTGTACTCCTTGGTGTAGGGGTAGAACAGCGCGATGCCGCGCTTGCTCCCCACCACGTCCAGTACGTAGTGAGTCGCCACGCCCATCCAGACGAAGTGGAGATTGTTGAAGAAGACCGTGTAGCCGTAGAATATCGCCAGCACGGGCAGATTGTGGAGCGTCTTGCGGTGCTTGCCGAACGCGGTGTCCACGTCCGGGAACAGCGCGCCGAGGACTATCGGCACGGACATCTCCGCGATGGCTCGGAACGTCGGCACGTCGCCCGCGGGATAGAAGACGTACCCCAACCCGATACTCAACAGCACGGCGTTCAGAACGTGTCCCTCCTTGTTCATGGGTTCTCCTCGGTCACGTCCGAGTCGTTACCCGGTGGTGACTCAAACGTTTCCGTCGAGTGTCTGACGCGCGTCTTGCGCTCGCCTCGACCACCGACGGCGACGCTCGATGCCACGGGCTACCAGCAGAGGCCCGACGACACCGACCACCGACGAACACCTGACGACACCGACCACCGACAGATGGTCAGCGAAACCAGACATAGTTTGGGTGGACTGAAAGGGGCCGCGCGCTCGCGTCCACTTCAGTCGTCTCTGCGGGCAACTATCCCTGCGCCGGGCGGTGCGGAGAGGCGGAGGAATATCCCGCAGAGCGACCGCGAGCGCGCGGGGGCTTTCGAAGACGAAACTACTCTGTCGCCGTCTTCGTGTTCAGTAACTCCGACTCCGAACTCCTCGAACCCTCGACTGCTCCTCGGACTCTCACTCCTTCCCGGACTTCGACTCCACTTCGGCCAGAACGTCCAGAAGCGCCCGCCGAGCGATTTGGGCCTTGATCTCCGCCCTGTCGCCGTCGAACTCGTAGCGCGAGACCGTGCTGTACGACTCCTGCGTGCCCCACTCGCCAGCGTACGCCACGCCGACGAACACCGTGCCGACCGGTTTCTCGTCGCTCCCGCCGGTCGGTCCCGCGATGCCGGTGGTCGCCACGCCCCACGTCGTCCCGGCGGCGTCCCGGACCCCGCGGGCCATCTGGCGCGCGACCGGTTCGCTGACCGCGCCGAGTTCGTCTAACTCCTCGCGGGCGACCCCGAGGTCCTGCAACTTGGCGTCGTAGGAGTAGGTCACGAACCCGCGGTCGAAGTAGTCGCTGGACCCCGGCACGTCGGTCAGCATCGACCCGACGAGTCCGCCCGTGCAGGACTCCGCGACCGCGACGGTCTGGTCGCGCTCGCGCAGGGCGTCCCCGACGCGCTCCTCGACTGGTGGCTGGTCGGTCTCCTCGCTCATACGGAAACCGAGAGCGCCCACTCGAAAGAAGGTAGCGGGAAGCGCGAGCGGACCCCGAAAGCCGATTTCCGAAGGCTTCTCTACGCCGAGCGCCGACGGGACGCACATGCAGTACCACGTGGACGGCGAGTTGGTGCCAGCCGAGGAGGCCACCGTCAGCGTCCGGGACCGCGGGTTCATGTACGGCGACGCCGCCTTCGAGACGCTTCGGGCCTACGGCGGCGAGGTCTTCGAGTGGCAAGCCCACGCCGACCGCCTCGGGCGGACCTGCGACGCGCTGTCGCTCGACCACGGCCTCTCGGACGCCGACCTCCGCGACCGCATCCGCGAGACGCTGGCGGCCAACGACCTCGACGACGCGTACGTCAAACTCTCCATCTCGCGGGGCGTCCAACCGGGGAAGCTCTCGCCCGGTCCCGTCGAAGACCCCACCGTGGTCGTCTACGTCGCCGACCTCCCGCGCGGCGGGCGACCCGAGCGCGGCAAAGAACCGGTCTGGGACGGCCCGGCGACCGCCGCGGTGGTCGAGACCCGCCGGATTCCCGACGCGGCGCTCCCGGCCCGCGCCAAGACCCACAACTACCTGAACGGGATTCTCGCGCGCCTCGAACTCGGCGACGACCACGACGAAGCCCTCGTTCTGGACGCCGACGGAAACCTGACCGAGGGCGCGACGAGCAACCTCTTTTTCGTCCGCGACGGCGTCCTGCACACGCCGAGTCTCGACGGGCCGATTCTGCCGGGCGTGACGCGCCGGGTCCTCCTCGAACTCGCCGCGTCGGACGGGATTCCGGTCGAAGAAGGAACCTACGACCCGGCCGACCTCCGGGCGGCCGACGAGGCGTTCCTGACGAACTCGACGTGGGAGCTTCGGCCGCTCGCGGTCGTAGAGACGGAGAATGGGACGATTGACCTCGGCGCGGGACCGATTACCGACCGACTCGCCGATGCCTTCGACGCGCGAATCGAGCGGGAACACTACGAGTGAGGACTACCGGGACGAGACGAGAGAGGACGAGACGAGAGAGGACGAGACGAGAGAGGACGAGACAAGACGAAAGAGGACGAGACGGGCGGGATTATAGGTAGTCGAATTCGCGGTCGGCGTCGGTCCCGTAGCCCTCGCGCTCGTGTGCCCACTCGAAGGGGTGTTCGTCGCGGCGCTCGGCGAGGAAGTCCACGATGCGGTCGGCAACGTCGCTCCCGTAGAGGTTGGCTCCCGCGGCCATCCGCTCGCGGGTCTCGTCGTCCTCGTAGACGTGTTCGACCATCTCGCGCACGAAGCGCCCCGAAATCGGCGGGACGAGGAGATTCGTGTTCGCGTCGAAGACGGTCTCCGGGCGGTCGGTGTTGAACCGTAGGGTGAAACACAGCGCCTCGTCGATGTGGTTCAACTCCTCCTGCATGCTCCCGGAGTCAGTGACTTCGGCGAAACACTGCCCGGATTCGAGGAACTCGTAGACGTGGGCGTGCTTCTTCCAGAGGCCGGTGAACAGGAAGTTGTCGTTCTCGTCGGCGAGGTCGGCGAGTTTCTCGCGGAGACCGTACTCCCGGAGCGCGACCTCGGTCGCGTTCAGTTCCACGAAGTTGACGTTGTGGCCGTCCTCCACGAGGCCGACCACCGCGTCCACGACGCTCTCGAAGCGTTCGGGCAGGAGGTTCGCCCGCCTGTGAACGTCCACCCGAATCCAGTCGTCGCGCTCTTCCAAGACGGGGTACACGTCGAAGACGCTCTCGTCGAGGTCGGCGTCCTTCTTCATCTCGATGGCGTCCACCACGGAGTTGCCGACGACCGGGATTCGCTCGCGGCCCCCGACCGACTCGGGGTAGCCCTCGTCTGCGAGGTGGTCGCGGTTGAGTTCGGTCGGCGCGAAGTGGTAGAGCGAGGCCGCCGACCCGACGAACGTGTCGTACTGCTCGGGGAACGGTTCGGCGCGGTTGCGTTCCCACTCGCCGTCCCACTGCTGGGCGACGACTGTCGCGGGGTCGGCGTCCGCGTCGAGCGAGACGGGTGCCATCCCGCGGAGTCCCGCCTCGTTGTGGGCGACGCGCTGGTTCGTGGCGAACAGCCACGCCTGCGGGACGACCCCCGCCGCCAGCGTGTCGCCGTGGACTATCGGCAGGACGGTCGTGTCGGGATAGCGGTCGTCCAGCACCTCCGCGAACCGCTTTATCCGAGCCATCACCTGCGCGGTCTTCTCCGAGAGGTCGCCCCGAATCCCGAGGTCCACGGCGACGCGCTCCTCGATGCCGTACTCCGCGAGACCGTGCCCCAACAGGTCGTCGTAGTGCTGACCCGTGTGCAGGACGAAACACGGCAGGTCGCGCTCGTCGGCCGCGGGGACCAGCGGGGCCTGTTTGTAGAAATCCGGTTTGGTTGCGGTCACGACCGCCAGAACGTAGTCGCCCCGCTCCATCTGGGCGGCGAGGCGGTCGTCGTGTATCTCCATCTCCGTCGATTCGCTCATCGTGTCCGACGTTCAGGCGACCCCGGTTTGTAGCTTCCCATCTCCGAACGGAAGCGTTCTTGAGTACCGACCGACTACCGCGAGTCGATGGACGAGGAGAACGCGATTTCGGACGTGACCGAGGTCCCCGCCGACTCGACGCTCCTGTTCACGGTCCGGGACGGACTGGACGAGCGCGAGGCCATCCTGACCAGAGACGGCGACGGCGAGGTGACCGCGTTCGAAAATTACTGCCAGCACTGGACCGACGTGAGACTCGACAAGGGGAGCGGCGCGACCAAGCGCGACGGCGAGTTGGTCTGTGGCAAGCACGGCGCTCTCTTCGAGGCCGACTCCGGCTGTTGCACCTACGGTCCCTGCGAGGGCGCGGTCCTCGAAGCGGTCGAGGTGGCCGTCGAGGACGGGACGGTCTATCTCACCGACGACGATTACGAGTTCGTAGAAGTCGGCTCTACGAAGGAGTACGACCTCTCCTCGAATCGGTCACTCGGGTTCGACTGAAACTTTTGCTGCGGTCGAAATCGCGGCTCTGCCGCGATTTCTCGCTGGCAAAACTTTCATGAAAAACACTGCGGTCGTCCTGCCGTTCGCTTCGTCGTCGCGCCTTCGGCGCGACTGCTCGGAAGAGCTTCGCTCTTCCGGCGCTCACTTTAGTCCTCCCTTGGTCCGCTCGCTCGGTCACTTCGCTCTTTCGCTCGCGGTCGGCACGTTGGTACTCACAGCACAACAAGCCGCGAGAACACTGCAAACCGCGACAGCACCGCAACTGCAATCCCCGTTATCCGATTCTGAACGCCGGTTCCTTGACCGCTTCGCTCTTGCAGTCGGGACACCGCGAGGGGCGGTTGGCCGGGTCGTCGAAGTCGCTGAAACCGCACTCGCGACACTCCGGAGGAGCGACCAACAACTGCTCGTCGTCGCTGGCCGACAGCGACTGGGCGACGTGGCGCACGTGGTCGATGGCGGCGTTCGCGGTCACGTCGAACTCGACGGCGAGCGCGCTCGGTGAGGCGGCCGTCTCGCGGAGGTGGGCGGCGATTCGCTCGCGGGTGGTCTCGTCTGCCTCGCGCATGCAGTTTCGTCGCCACTGGTCGGACATAACCCTTTCCCGCGGGGATGGATTTATGTGGCGTGGGTGACTAATTCTCTGCGAACTGCCGAATGAGTAACCCTGACACACGAGCGTCGCTTCCGGAGTACACCCGCCAACTAGAGGCCATCGTCGAGAGCAGTACCGACGCCATCCTCGTCAAGGACACCGAGGGCCGGTATCAGTTCGCCAACGAGGCCGCGGCGGAGTTTCTCGACTGCGAAGTCGCGGACCTCCTCGGCGAAACCGACCTCGAACTCTTCGGCGAGGAGGCCGCCCGAGAACTCCGCGAACAGGAGCGTCGCGTCCTCGACGCCGAGGAGACCGCGACCTTCGAGGAAACGCTCCCGATAGACGGGGACGAGCGCGTCTTCGAGACGACGTGTTCGCCGTACTACGACCGCGAGGGCGACCTCGCGGGGACCGTCTCGGTCTGTCGGGACGTGACCGAGCGCAGGGTCCGCGAGCGCACGCTCGAAGACCAGCGCGACGAGTTGGCCACGCTCGACCGCATCAGCGAGGTAGCCCAAGAGATAATCCGGGCGCTCATCGGCGAACCGACCCGCGAGGAGATAGAGCAGGCCGTCTGCGACCGACTCGTGGAGACCGAACTCTACCGGACCGCGTGGATCGGCGAACCCGACCCCGCCAACGAGAAGGTGACCGACTTCGTCGGCGCGGGGTTGAGCGACGCGGTCCGCTCGCTCATCGAAATCATCGACGTGAGCGAGGAGAGTCCCGAACCCGCGGCCAGCGCCTACCACGAGGGAGAACCGCAGGTCATCAACGACGTGGAGGACGACGAGACGCTCCCGGCGGAGATGCAGGCGGGACTGCTGGACCTCGGCTATCACTCGGGCATCATCGTCCCGGTTCGGTACGGCGACACGACGTACGGCCTGCTGGGCGTCGGGACCGAGCGACGGTCGGCGTTCAGCCAGCGCGAGGTGGACGCCTTCGAAGTGTTGGGTGAGGTCATCGGCTTCGCCATCGGCGCGGTCAAACACCGACGGCTCGCGCTCTCGGACACCGTGGTCGAACTCACCTTCCGACTCACCGACCGCGACTCCTTCTACGTCGCCGCCTCCGAGGAGTTGGGCTGTACCCTCCGACTCGAAGGCATGGCGGCGGGTCCCGACGGGAGCCTCCTGTTCTACGACGCGGTCTCGGGCGCGGACCCCGACGCGATGTTCGAGTTCGCCGACGAGTGGGACGCCATCGAGAACGTCCGACTCGTCAGCGACCACGGCGACGAGGCGCTGTTCGAGTTCACCGTCACGGGGTCGTCGGTCGTGCTGACCCTCTCGGAGTTCGGCGCGAAGACCAAGGAAGCGACCAGCGAGGGCGGCGAAGCGACCGTCGTCGCGGAACTCCCCTCGGACACCGACGTGCGGAGCGTGGTCGAGCGCGTCCGAGCGAAGT is a genomic window of Halorussus salinus containing:
- a CDS encoding long-chain fatty acid--CoA ligase yields the protein MGGTDPTLRPFLWRAANLYPDTEIVSRTGQGIERYDYAEFEERTGRLANALDSAGVTSGDRVATFCWNHHRHFETYFGVPNSGAQLHTINPLLPDHHIEYIVENADDRLLFVDPSLVEKLEGPAESDAFESVEQFVVMGEEVPDTSLEPVTDYESFVGDESAEYDWPDLSGDTKAGMCYTSGTTGKPKGVEYTQQMLWSHTMASLTPQGLDFDESDVIMPVVPMFHVNAWGMPYSATAAGAKHVYPGPAPEPADLAKLIEKEGVTFTAGVPTVWLGLLEYLEENDADLSSLETIVIGGSAAPEAIIRRFDEEYNVDVLHAWGMTETSPIGTVSHLKDGMDDWDADERYEKRGKQGLIVPGLEFKVVDDDGEQVPWNGEDFGELYIRGPWVTQEYFERPEANEEEFEDGWLKTGDVVTVDTEGYVKIVDRAKDVIKSGGEWISSLELENALMAHDDVAEATVIGVPHERWQERPVAFVVPVEGADEEAMREQIMADIRAEYPRWWAPDELVFIDEVPKTATGKFDKKVLREEYSDESLVEGRVPEEAAPDEE
- a CDS encoding PHP-associated domain-containing protein encodes the protein MTAGESFRVDMHVKVLDRQVVERAKARGLDALVYAPHFERLPTVREEAAEFSDDELLVVPGREVFTGTWQNRTHLLALGLDDPVPDFIPLDEAVAEFARQDAALLAPHPTFLNVSVSRDDLATYADRIDAVETYNPKHWPHHNQRARKLAAELDLPSFTSSYAHLRSSVGEAWTEFDRALDSAAELVAALKDETPRRIVRRSGWRHELRCAAEFAHLGWENSYEKIDRLFLSGTEPTHPDHIAYDDRFEGVY
- a CDS encoding CinA family protein is translated as MSEETDQPPVEERVGDALRERDQTVAVAESCTGGLVGSMLTDVPGSSDYFDRGFVTYSYDAKLQDLGVAREELDELGAVSEPVARQMARGVRDAAGTTWGVATTGIAGPTGGSDEKPVGTVFVGVAYAGEWGTQESYSTVSRYEFDGDRAEIKAQIARRALLDVLAEVESKSGKE
- a CDS encoding UDP-N-acetyl glucosamine 2-epimerase; amino-acid sequence: MSESTEMEIHDDRLAAQMERGDYVLAVVTATKPDFYKQAPLVPAADERDLPCFVLHTGQHYDDLLGHGLAEYGIEERVAVDLGIRGDLSEKTAQVMARIKRFAEVLDDRYPDTTVLPIVHGDTLAAGVVPQAWLFATNQRVAHNEAGLRGMAPVSLDADADPATVVAQQWDGEWERNRAEPFPEQYDTFVGSAASLYHFAPTELNRDHLADEGYPESVGGRERIPVVGNSVVDAIEMKKDADLDESVFDVYPVLEERDDWIRVDVHRRANLLPERFESVVDAVVGLVEDGHNVNFVELNATEVALREYGLREKLADLADENDNFLFTGLWKKHAHVYEFLESGQCFAEVTDSGSMQEELNHIDEALCFTLRFNTDRPETVFDANTNLLVPPISGRFVREMVEHVYEDDETRERMAAGANLYGSDVADRIVDFLAERRDEHPFEWAHEREGYGTDADREFDYL
- a CDS encoding Rieske (2Fe-2S) protein; this translates as MDEENAISDVTEVPADSTLLFTVRDGLDEREAILTRDGDGEVTAFENYCQHWTDVRLDKGSGATKRDGELVCGKHGALFEADSGCCTYGPCEGAVLEAVEVAVEDGTVYLTDDDYEFVEVGSTKEYDLSSNRSLGFD
- a CDS encoding bacterio-opsin activator domain-containing protein; translated protein: MSNPDTRASLPEYTRQLEAIVESSTDAILVKDTEGRYQFANEAAAEFLDCEVADLLGETDLELFGEEAARELREQERRVLDAEETATFEETLPIDGDERVFETTCSPYYDREGDLAGTVSVCRDVTERRVRERTLEDQRDELATLDRISEVAQEIIRALIGEPTREEIEQAVCDRLVETELYRTAWIGEPDPANEKVTDFVGAGLSDAVRSLIEIIDVSEESPEPAASAYHEGEPQVINDVEDDETLPAEMQAGLLDLGYHSGIIVPVRYGDTTYGLLGVGTERRSAFSQREVDAFEVLGEVIGFAIGAVKHRRLALSDTVVELTFRLTDRDSFYVAASEELGCTLRLEGMAAGPDGSLLFYDAVSGADPDAMFEFADEWDAIENVRLVSDHGDEALFEFTVTGSSVVLTLSEFGAKTKEATSEGGEATVVAELPSDTDVRSVVERVRAKYPGVEFVAKRETERDFQSAREFRRDLDERLTDAQRTALRASYFAGYYEWPRDSTAEEVAEALGVSSPTFHQHIRKAQHELLGAFFDRNGDRP
- a CDS encoding transcriptional regulator, with protein sequence MREADETTRERIAAHLRETAASPSALAVEFDVTANAAIDHVRHVAQSLSASDDEQLLVAPPECRECGFSDFDDPANRPSRCPDCKSEAVKEPAFRIG
- a CDS encoding acyl-CoA dehydrogenase family protein; translated protein: MELLADDIVPEYAREVKHEAREFAEEYIAPNAEEYFREAKYPEDILEAGQDAGLVAQDLGEELGGRGLDVVQMLAVAEEWFRADAGIALSLQLASFGAEIVEKHGTDEQKEEYLRPVAEGDQITGLAVSEPDTGSDLSGMQTTAEKDDETGEWVLNGEKYWIGNGVEGDWLTVYARTGDDEDNRYGNHSLFIVPTDAEGYDAEHIPEKMGMRASKQAHIVFDDCRIPEENIVGYEGAGFMLLAEFFNFGRVVVAGHGLGLAAAAFEEAWEFVHGREEFGRTIADFQAVQHGLADMRTEFESARALTYRAAEKVRDGENEGLWAAMAKTKATETATDCAEQGMQFHGGRSILTDRRIARVYRDVRIPVVYEGANEIQRNLVYRQS
- a CDS encoding aminotransferase class IV produces the protein MQYHVDGELVPAEEATVSVRDRGFMYGDAAFETLRAYGGEVFEWQAHADRLGRTCDALSLDHGLSDADLRDRIRETLAANDLDDAYVKLSISRGVQPGKLSPGPVEDPTVVVYVADLPRGGRPERGKEPVWDGPATAAVVETRRIPDAALPARAKTHNYLNGILARLELGDDHDEALVLDADGNLTEGATSNLFFVRDGVLHTPSLDGPILPGVTRRVLLELAASDGIPVEEGTYDPADLRAADEAFLTNSTWELRPLAVVETENGTIDLGAGPITDRLADAFDARIEREHYE
- a CDS encoding metal-dependent hydrolase; the protein is MNKEGHVLNAVLLSIGLGYVFYPAGDVPTFRAIAEMSVPIVLGALFPDVDTAFGKHRKTLHNLPVLAIFYGYTVFFNNLHFVWMGVATHYVLDVVGSKRGIALFYPYTKEYNLPVGVAVASERAGTVTVAISILEVALVAAVVHLQLPIQDLTTSVSGLI